The Chitinophagaceae bacterium genome window below encodes:
- a CDS encoding pectate lyase, producing the protein MNKGNFFFKSIMKAMLILLLSVSVHEIYSQQIAFPGAEGFGKYATGGRGGKVVAVTNLNDSGEGSFRWALEQFPGEPLTVIFRVSGIIELQSKIQIKRSNLTIAGQTAPGDGICLKNQSLILNGASSKGNHGNIIIRYIRSRPGGTLKTGLYGFDMENCHDVIVDHCSFSWANEECAAMYDTKNTTVQWCIVSEGLYEAGHMKGHRSYGGVWGGQYASYHHNLIAHLNNRAIRFNGARAHDTIALIDYRNNIIYNWGNANAAYGGEVNLPNAVSQVNIVNNYYKPGPAAPAELKFVHASYQKEKSKGTGQWFVDGNIMEGDKALTKKNMIGVDLKEAGYPKNAISDKAFPVAVTLPVETAKESYEKVLRYAGAIFPKRDATDERVVNETRTGTAIGKGVFGKPGIIDNPLAVGGWAEYKSATAPVDTDNDGMPDAWEIKKGLNPNDANDRNKVDASGYTMLEIYLNELVEVK; encoded by the coding sequence ATGAACAAAGGCAACTTTTTTTTTAAGAGTATAATGAAGGCAATGCTGATTCTGTTGCTTTCTGTTTCAGTACATGAAATTTATTCTCAGCAAATAGCATTCCCAGGTGCTGAGGGATTTGGTAAATATGCAACGGGAGGAAGAGGAGGCAAAGTAGTTGCAGTAACAAATCTCAATGATAGTGGTGAGGGAAGTTTTCGCTGGGCCCTGGAACAATTTCCCGGAGAACCACTAACAGTTATCTTTCGTGTATCAGGTATTATTGAACTGCAATCGAAAATTCAAATCAAACGTTCTAACTTAACTATTGCCGGGCAAACAGCTCCCGGTGATGGCATCTGTTTAAAAAATCAATCACTCATTTTAAATGGTGCATCTTCAAAAGGCAATCATGGTAATATCATTATCCGTTATATCCGTTCACGCCCAGGTGGTACATTGAAAACAGGATTGTATGGATTTGATATGGAGAACTGTCATGATGTAATTGTTGATCATTGCAGTTTCAGTTGGGCCAATGAAGAATGTGCAGCGATGTATGATACAAAAAATACAACCGTACAATGGTGCATTGTAAGTGAAGGATTATATGAAGCCGGTCATATGAAAGGCCATCGTTCCTATGGTGGAGTATGGGGTGGACAGTATGCCAGCTATCATCATAACTTGATTGCACATCTCAACAACCGTGCAATCCGTTTCAATGGTGCAAGGGCACATGATACAATCGCATTGATCGATTACCGAAACAATATTATTTATAACTGGGGCAATGCCAATGCCGCTTATGGTGGCGAAGTGAATCTTCCTAATGCAGTTTCGCAAGTAAACATCGTCAACAATTATTACAAACCCGGTCCGGCTGCGCCTGCTGAATTGAAGTTTGTGCATGCATCCTATCAAAAAGAAAAAAGTAAAGGTACAGGACAATGGTTTGTTGATGGTAATATCATGGAAGGCGATAAAGCATTGACCAAAAAGAATATGATTGGTGTTGATCTTAAAGAAGCAGGTTATCCCAAGAATGCAATTTCTGATAAAGCGTTTCCTGTTGCTGTTACATTACCAGTTGAAACCGCAAAAGAATCGTATGAAAAAGTATTGCGTTATGCAGGTGCTATCTTTCCCAAACGTGATGCAACGGATGAACGTGTAGTGAATGAAACAAGAACAGGCACTGCTATTGGCAAAGGTGTTTTTGGTAAGCCTGGTATTATTGATAATCCTTTAGCTGTGGGTGGCTGGGCTGAATATAAATCTGCAACTGCACCTGTTGATACAGATAATGATGGCATGCCCGATGCATGGGAAATAAAAAAGGGATTGAATCCGAATGATGCAAACGACCGCAACAAAGTAGATGCAAGCGGTTATACCATGCTGGAAATTTATTTAAACGAATTAGTGGAAGTGAAATAA